One genomic segment of Nostoc sp. UHCC 0870 includes these proteins:
- a CDS encoding DUF5906 domain-containing protein, with translation MVAILKGHETVGGSVMPGAFASFDIRNFQDQLEPSKEKGKYICPVCGGHNLSIVPETGKYQCFNNCECKDIREAIKPWDEVQAERQKTNFSAAPNKNPIRVKTVKPNPTPIPDGELGLVMLTEPVTDIPQPQKLRSKRKGIPGNATETTYQYSSTQWIDRYEWADTSKEKGYDKSFRQWHRLPDGTPEMKKGDKPWGAYRIDEALAAAKSVTGTPALLQHEGEGCVEVGRSHGLAGITFQGSGWDKKTITREYQRVKDSGIGLIVFLHDADDTGLKKLQTCQDCAAEVGIAFIGINPHDICPDLPYKSSDIKEILGQMETPEFIRRLEQEIHAAVAEREQLAELQNLGDAPNHQDPVVSFIQIAFKTLYGDKNWICATDRLYWHTGNHYEHSPDSREIKRITEFCNSFVVENEQGKKTYPYASPSSVKKVLEWAKMRTGIEAELLNPPGINCTNGIVRPVWIGNKVIPRLDPHTPEDYFIYEPLIEYNPNADTTDCDRLLECLDRPQQEILLRNLAASIDLKTVRKLRGREVKAIIAVGLGSNGKDALRECVSIIYGENGLTSVSLADFQLYDEGRKFNLAPLMHSRVNWASENPQTSRIDKIQSLKLFVTGNKLHCERKGKDHIEFTPEAIGLFNLNETPSFQGVIKAIQDRIAVLEFKKTFEKNPDPNNPNELQADPRFAYDKEFIRTKVAPAFLNKMLQALNDLIEVGIDYECTTDAFRNLQKENNHLFDFIESANIGYVPDSEITARALWSMLEQHYIDNGTLTIDPDNNRRTWIDQVRLSDKNVKGINQIIPRISQLFPKAVKGTRYCDIAKRNIPVLKGIGILEVTRTTLDETRTTSAPVSAPVSSPNQDFRTTRTTFSDLQENNIEEEGVKIELLSSPMKKEEYATSTGAGDAELLQDKENCCGESCGNGADQLESGAGMPTEDQAVKDAPIASDTVLVKAESEFSYSLLQIEIDGGDIAGFVGCQVEVRSLSGTVKFAGEMINCNSKNGIITVATEQGNRDASFSETFVIDLF, from the coding sequence ATGGTAGCCATTTTAAAAGGACACGAAACCGTTGGCGGCTCCGTTATGCCAGGGGCGTTCGCCTCCTTCGACATCCGAAATTTTCAAGACCAGCTAGAACCGTCCAAAGAAAAAGGCAAGTACATCTGCCCCGTTTGCGGGGGGCACAACTTATCTATCGTCCCAGAAACCGGAAAGTATCAATGCTTCAATAATTGTGAGTGCAAGGACATCCGAGAGGCAATCAAACCTTGGGATGAAGTGCAGGCAGAGCGACAAAAAACTAATTTCAGTGCAGCACCAAACAAAAACCCAATCAGAGTTAAGACGGTCAAGCCCAACCCAACCCCAATTCCAGATGGCGAATTAGGTTTGGTAATGTTGACCGAGCCTGTAACAGATATTCCCCAACCTCAAAAATTAAGGAGTAAGCGAAAGGGCATCCCCGGAAACGCAACCGAAACAACCTATCAATACTCCTCAACCCAATGGATTGACCGTTACGAATGGGCAGACACCAGTAAAGAGAAAGGTTATGACAAGAGTTTTCGGCAATGGCATAGACTCCCCGACGGCACACCAGAGATGAAAAAAGGCGATAAACCTTGGGGGGCATATCGCATTGATGAAGCACTAGCCGCCGCTAAATCTGTGACGGGAACCCCGGCACTACTCCAGCATGAAGGTGAGGGATGCGTAGAAGTTGGTCGGTCGCATGGTCTTGCTGGGATTACGTTTCAGGGCAGTGGATGGGACAAGAAAACCATTACAAGAGAATACCAACGTGTTAAAGATTCAGGCATAGGATTAATCGTTTTTCTGCACGATGCTGACGACACTGGCTTAAAGAAACTCCAGACCTGCCAAGACTGTGCAGCCGAGGTGGGAATTGCATTTATTGGAATTAACCCGCACGACATCTGCCCCGATTTACCATATAAATCAAGTGACATCAAAGAAATCTTGGGGCAGATGGAAACACCAGAATTTATCCGTCGGTTAGAGCAGGAAATTCACGCGGCTGTGGCAGAGCGTGAGCAACTGGCAGAGCTACAAAATCTTGGCGATGCTCCAAATCATCAAGATCCAGTTGTCAGCTTTATTCAAATTGCCTTCAAAACTCTCTATGGAGACAAGAATTGGATTTGCGCTACGGATCGGCTCTACTGGCATACTGGCAACCACTATGAACACTCTCCAGACTCAAGAGAAATTAAGCGAATCACCGAGTTTTGCAATTCTTTTGTAGTTGAAAACGAGCAGGGTAAAAAAACTTATCCCTACGCCTCACCCAGTTCGGTCAAGAAGGTTTTGGAATGGGCAAAAATGCGAACGGGAATTGAGGCAGAATTACTCAATCCACCAGGGATTAACTGCACTAATGGGATAGTTAGACCCGTTTGGATAGGTAATAAGGTTATTCCACGGCTAGACCCTCATACCCCGGAAGATTACTTTATTTATGAACCGTTGATTGAGTACAATCCAAACGCTGATACTACAGATTGCGACCGATTACTTGAGTGTTTGGATAGACCCCAGCAAGAAATTCTTTTAAGAAATCTTGCCGCGTCGATTGACCTGAAAACTGTTAGGAAGCTCAGAGGAAGAGAGGTAAAAGCAATTATAGCAGTTGGTCTTGGGTCTAATGGTAAAGATGCTCTGCGCGAATGTGTATCCATTATTTACGGAGAGAACGGACTAACTTCTGTTTCCTTGGCAGATTTTCAACTCTACGATGAAGGTAGGAAGTTTAATTTAGCTCCATTGATGCACAGCCGAGTGAATTGGGCTTCAGAAAACCCACAAACATCTAGGATTGATAAAATTCAAAGTTTAAAGTTGTTTGTGACTGGTAACAAACTCCACTGTGAACGGAAGGGTAAAGACCATATTGAGTTTACCCCTGAAGCCATAGGTCTTTTTAACTTGAATGAAACGCCATCATTTCAAGGAGTAATAAAAGCAATTCAAGATAGGATTGCCGTTTTAGAGTTTAAGAAAACCTTTGAAAAAAATCCAGATCCTAACAACCCAAATGAGTTGCAAGCTGATCCCCGCTTTGCTTACGACAAGGAATTTATCAGAACAAAAGTAGCCCCAGCATTTCTAAATAAAATGCTGCAAGCACTTAATGACCTGATAGAAGTTGGTATCGATTATGAATGCACAACCGACGCTTTCCGCAACCTTCAGAAAGAAAATAATCATCTGTTTGATTTTATAGAAAGCGCGAACATAGGTTATGTGCCTGATAGTGAAATTACCGCACGGGCTTTATGGTCGATGCTCGAACAGCACTATATAGATAACGGCACACTCACCATAGACCCTGACAACAATCGAAGGACGTGGATAGACCAAGTGCGCCTCAGCGATAAAAACGTGAAGGGCATCAATCAAATAATCCCACGCATCTCTCAACTCTTCCCCAAGGCTGTCAAGGGAACTAGGTACTGTGACATTGCTAAAAGAAACATTCCGGTACTGAAAGGTATTGGCATTTTGGAAGTTACCCGCACCACTTTAGACGAAACCCGCACCACTTCCGCACCAGTTTCCGCACCAGTTTCCTCGCCAAATCAGGACTTCCGCACCACCCGCACCACTTTTTCGGATTTACAGGAAAATAACATTGAAGAGGAAGGGGTGAAAATTGAATTGCTTTCTTCTCCAATGAAAAAAGAAGAATATGCCACCTCAACTGGTGCGGGTGATGCGGAACTCTTGCAGGATAAGGAAAACTGCTGCGGGGAGTCCTGCGGAAATGGTGCGGATCAACTAGAAAGTGGTGCGGGTATGCCAACTGAGGATCAGGCAGTGAAAGACGCGCCAATTGCATCCGATACTGTTTTGGTAAAAGCTGAGTCTGAGTTCTCATACTCACTGTTGCAGATTGAAATCGACGGCGGGGACATCGCAGGCTTTGTTGGTTGTCAAGTTGAAGTGCGATCGCTTAGTGGCACTGTCAAGTTCGCAGGTGAAATGATTAACTGCAACTCAAAGAATGGGATTATTACTGTGGCAACTGAGCAGGGGAACAGAGATGCATCTTTCTCTGAGACGTTTGTAATTGACCTTTTTTGA
- a CDS encoding ParM/StbA family protein: MNYAYIQPVYGSSYPPSNGFVSPQHGQIRPRVVFDGGNRFVKWIDPNNVVQCLLSVVKEVSEYQWKRLKPDDQSVLIEIDGKRFVIGRLAQELGGEPTFQTDKCQLASILALAAIQPNPGQTSVHIQQMIVALPNTLNDDDVAAVQRIANHPLTKEFKRNGEYITYTVGEVVPVDETEPAFHYALNQGFFSFPEAKNAIWDLGGGTAIARIYTPNGTIIHDAEVILPGTKALAQQVAVEMKEVYSLDYSPSLQGIMDAIARGDCLYGTDKLDFSSIFEKACDQWVESARREIRSKWAQHLPELGEVLIVGGSADIAAPICAYSGDRFKIAPSPQLFNIIAMAYQE, translated from the coding sequence ATGAATTACGCATATATCCAGCCAGTTTACGGCTCATCCTATCCGCCAAGTAACGGGTTTGTAAGTCCACAGCACGGACAGATAAGACCGCGAGTAGTTTTTGATGGGGGCAACCGTTTTGTGAAGTGGATTGACCCCAACAACGTTGTGCAATGTTTGCTCAGTGTTGTAAAAGAAGTCAGTGAATACCAGTGGAAGCGGCTCAAGCCCGATGACCAGTCAGTATTGATTGAAATTGACGGTAAACGCTTTGTAATTGGGCGATTAGCTCAAGAGTTAGGTGGTGAGCCGACTTTCCAAACAGACAAATGCCAATTAGCATCTATCCTGGCACTAGCGGCAATCCAGCCAAATCCAGGACAAACATCTGTACACATTCAGCAGATGATTGTGGCACTGCCGAATACTCTCAATGATGATGATGTAGCCGCAGTACAGAGAATTGCTAACCACCCACTGACCAAAGAATTTAAACGCAATGGCGAATACATCACCTATACCGTGGGTGAAGTTGTCCCAGTTGATGAAACCGAGCCAGCATTCCACTACGCCTTAAATCAAGGTTTTTTCAGCTTCCCAGAGGCAAAGAACGCGATTTGGGATTTAGGGGGCGGAACGGCTATAGCCAGAATTTACACGCCGAACGGAACCATTATCCATGATGCGGAGGTGATTCTACCCGGAACCAAGGCACTCGCCCAGCAAGTAGCGGTAGAGATGAAAGAAGTTTATTCTCTCGATTACAGCCCCAGTTTACAGGGCATCATGGACGCGATCGCACGAGGTGATTGCCTCTACGGGACAGACAAGCTTGATTTCTCCTCCATTTTTGAAAAAGCCTGTGACCAGTGGGTAGAGTCAGCCCGGAGAGAAATTCGCTCGAAGTGGGCGCAACACCTACCAGAGTTGGGAGAAGTCTTGATTGTAGGCGGGAGTGCAGATATCGCCGCCCCTATCTGTGCCTATTCTGGAGATCGCTTCAAGATTGCCCCATCACCGCAGTTATTCAACATCATTGCAATGGCTTATCAGGAGTAA
- a CDS encoding tyrosine-type recombinase/integrase, translating into MKVNRHGRAKVLTQQEIQLIFSHGLDNDRDRTLFGVCLFSACRIREACTLLTEDIYTPLGLVRPQLIIRKANTKGKLATRTIPVIEDLRQILTNYYPLAGNPYLFPGRSDGHLCEDSAARILRGACKQVGIIGVSTHSFRRTALTQMSNAGIPLRVIQEISGHRNLEQLQRYLEVSDQQVLGAAASLAMLSPVGRTGVELKLDEKLEIDANSPR; encoded by the coding sequence ATGAAGGTAAACAGACACGGACGCGCCAAGGTTCTGACGCAGCAAGAGATACAGTTAATCTTCAGTCACGGTCTAGACAATGACCGGGACAGAACTTTATTTGGCGTGTGTCTGTTTAGTGCCTGCCGCATTCGGGAAGCCTGCACCCTGTTAACAGAAGACATCTACACACCCCTTGGGTTAGTCAGACCCCAGCTAATTATCAGAAAAGCGAACACTAAAGGCAAACTGGCCACACGCACAATCCCAGTGATTGAAGACTTGCGCCAAATACTAACCAACTACTACCCACTAGCAGGTAATCCCTACTTATTCCCCGGTCGCAGTGATGGACACCTATGCGAAGACTCAGCCGCTAGGATACTGCGCGGAGCTTGCAAACAAGTAGGGATAATCGGCGTATCGACGCACAGCTTCAGGCGTACAGCCCTAACGCAGATGAGTAATGCAGGTATCCCACTCAGGGTAATTCAAGAAATTAGTGGGCATCGCAACCTAGAACAGTTACAGAGATACCTGGAAGTATCGGATCAGCAGGTGTTAGGGGCAGCCGCCAGCTTGGCGATGCTGTCACCTGTGGGTAGAACTGGTGTAGAACTAAAACTCGATGAAAAGCTAGAAATTGATGCGAATAGTCCCCGTTAG